The following proteins are co-located in the Dermochelys coriacea isolate rDerCor1 chromosome 4, rDerCor1.pri.v4, whole genome shotgun sequence genome:
- the SCOC gene encoding short coiled-coil protein isoform X1 gives MEEPLEEEDSTFTNISLADDSENTFCWRGTAFIPFTHQELHCCPNRSSCFRSGAASRRKERGTRRSCITHSALPVGPELLPEDLNPGVESSPSTMMNADMDAVEAENQVELEEKTRLINQVLELQHTLEDLSARVDAVKEENLKLKSENQVLGQYIENLMSASSVFQTTDTKSKRK, from the exons atggagGAGCCTCTGGAAGAGGAAGACAGCACTTTCACCAACATTTCCTTGGCAGATGATTCAG aaaatacattctgctggagaGGCACTGCATTTATACCTTTTACCCACCAGGAGCTGCACTGCTGCCCGAACAGAAGCAGCTGCTTCCGCTCAGGAGCAGCCAGCCGCAGAAAGGAGAGAGGGACGAGAAGAAGCTGTATTACTCACAGTGCCCTGCCtgtggggccag AACTCCTCCCAGAAGACCTGAATCCAGGAGTGGAAAGTTCCCCTTCCACAATGATGAATGCTGACATGGATG CTGTTGAGGCTGAAAATCAGGTGGAACTGGAAGAAAAAACACGGCTTATTAATCAAGTTTTGGAACTGCAGCACACACTCGAAG atctgTCAGCACGAGTAGATGCTGTTAAGGAAGAAAACCTGAAACTCAAATCAGAGAATCAAGTTCTTGGACAATATATAGAAAATCTCATGTCTGCATCTAGTGTTTTTCAGACAACTGACACAAAAAGCAAACGAAAGTAA
- the SCOC gene encoding short coiled-coil protein isoform X2: MEEPLEEEDSTFTNISLADDSELLPEDLNPGVESSPSTMMNADMDAVEAENQVELEEKTRLINQVLELQHTLEDLSARVDAVKEENLKLKSENQVLGQYIENLMSASSVFQTTDTKSKRK; the protein is encoded by the exons atggagGAGCCTCTGGAAGAGGAAGACAGCACTTTCACCAACATTTCCTTGGCAGATGATTCAG AACTCCTCCCAGAAGACCTGAATCCAGGAGTGGAAAGTTCCCCTTCCACAATGATGAATGCTGACATGGATG CTGTTGAGGCTGAAAATCAGGTGGAACTGGAAGAAAAAACACGGCTTATTAATCAAGTTTTGGAACTGCAGCACACACTCGAAG atctgTCAGCACGAGTAGATGCTGTTAAGGAAGAAAACCTGAAACTCAAATCAGAGAATCAAGTTCTTGGACAATATATAGAAAATCTCATGTCTGCATCTAGTGTTTTTCAGACAACTGACACAAAAAGCAAACGAAAGTAA
- the SCOC gene encoding short coiled-coil protein isoform X3 yields the protein MMNADMDAVEAENQVELEEKTRLINQVLELQHTLEDLSARVDAVKEENLKLKSENQVLGQYIENLMSASSVFQTTDTKSKRK from the exons ATGATGAATGCTGACATGGATG CTGTTGAGGCTGAAAATCAGGTGGAACTGGAAGAAAAAACACGGCTTATTAATCAAGTTTTGGAACTGCAGCACACACTCGAAG atctgTCAGCACGAGTAGATGCTGTTAAGGAAGAAAACCTGAAACTCAAATCAGAGAATCAAGTTCTTGGACAATATATAGAAAATCTCATGTCTGCATCTAGTGTTTTTCAGACAACTGACACAAAAAGCAAACGAAAGTAA